The proteins below come from a single Caulobacter flavus genomic window:
- a CDS encoding MFS transporter: protein MTKARLSLFQIWNMCFGFFGIQIGFGLQNANTSRIFQTLGVEIDHLAILWIAAPATGLLVQPIIGHLSDKTWGRLGRRRPYFFWGAILTTAALVLMPNSPTLWIAASALWIMDASINITMEPFRAFVGDNLPDEQRSTGYAMQSFFIGIGAVLASCLPWILTNWLDVANTAPAGQIPPSVRIAFYAGGAVLLAAVMWTVFTTREYSPEQMAAFEAAQAAAKGEAVATHAGPGRAVAAYLTGGAIWTIAGLAVAAGVYALKLEKELYVLAALIAGFGLAQLVAGQLKRAGRTGNGFSEVVEDLFAMPATMKQLAVVQFFSWFGLFAMWIYTTPAVAAFHYGATDATSAAYNAGADWVGVLFGVYNGVAALAALLIPVIARAFSRRVAHAICLVLGGLGLLSFMVIRDPKLLVLGMVGVGFAWSSILSSPYSILSGSVPGRKMGVYMGIFNFFIVIPQLLAATVLGLLLKTFFGGQAIWALVLGAAAFLIAAIAVFAVNDPGEPKRLAKLTS from the coding sequence ATGACCAAGGCCAGGCTGAGCCTCTTCCAGATCTGGAACATGTGCTTCGGGTTCTTCGGGATCCAGATCGGCTTTGGCCTGCAGAACGCCAACACCAGCCGCATCTTCCAGACCCTCGGCGTCGAGATCGACCACCTGGCCATCCTGTGGATCGCAGCGCCCGCCACGGGCCTCTTGGTGCAGCCGATCATCGGCCACCTGTCCGACAAGACCTGGGGGCGGCTGGGCCGTCGGCGGCCCTATTTCTTCTGGGGCGCGATCCTGACCACGGCCGCCCTGGTCCTGATGCCCAACTCGCCGACCCTGTGGATCGCGGCCTCGGCGCTGTGGATCATGGACGCCTCGATCAACATCACCATGGAGCCGTTCCGGGCCTTCGTCGGCGACAACCTGCCCGACGAGCAGCGGTCCACCGGCTACGCCATGCAGAGCTTCTTCATCGGGATCGGGGCGGTGCTGGCCTCGTGCCTGCCCTGGATCCTGACCAACTGGCTGGACGTCGCCAACACCGCCCCGGCCGGCCAGATCCCGCCTTCGGTGCGCATCGCCTTCTACGCCGGCGGCGCGGTGCTGCTGGCGGCGGTGATGTGGACCGTCTTCACCACCCGAGAGTATTCGCCCGAGCAGATGGCCGCCTTCGAGGCGGCGCAGGCCGCTGCCAAGGGCGAGGCTGTCGCGACCCACGCCGGTCCGGGCCGGGCCGTCGCCGCCTACCTGACCGGCGGCGCGATCTGGACCATCGCCGGCCTGGCCGTCGCTGCGGGCGTCTACGCCCTCAAGCTGGAGAAGGAGCTCTACGTCCTGGCCGCCCTGATCGCGGGCTTTGGCCTAGCGCAGCTGGTCGCCGGCCAGCTGAAGCGGGCGGGGCGCACCGGCAACGGCTTTTCCGAGGTGGTCGAGGACCTGTTCGCCATGCCCGCCACCATGAAGCAGCTGGCGGTGGTGCAGTTCTTCTCGTGGTTCGGCCTGTTCGCCATGTGGATCTACACCACGCCCGCCGTCGCCGCCTTCCACTACGGCGCGACCGACGCGACCTCGGCCGCCTACAACGCCGGGGCCGACTGGGTGGGGGTGCTGTTCGGGGTCTACAACGGCGTGGCGGCCCTGGCGGCCCTGCTAATCCCGGTCATCGCCCGCGCCTTCAGCCGTCGCGTCGCCCACGCCATCTGCCTGGTCCTGGGCGGGCTTGGCCTGCTGTCGTTCATGGTCATCCGTGACCCGAAGCTGCTGGTTCTCGGCATGGTGGGGGTCGGCTTCGCCTGGAGCTCGATCCTGTCGTCGCCCTATTCGATCCTGTCGGGCTCGGTGCCGGGGCGGAAGATGGGCGTCTACATGGGCATCTTCAATTTCTTCATCGTCATCCCGCAGCTCCTGGCCGCCACCGTGCTGGGCCTGCTGCTCAAGACCTTCTTCGGCGGCCAGGCGATCTGGGCGCTGGTGCTGGGCGCGGCCGCGTTCCTGATCGCCGCGATCGCCGTCTTCGCCGTCAACGACCCGGGCGAGCCCAAGCGGCTGGCCAAGC